A genomic region of Streptococcus suis contains the following coding sequences:
- a CDS encoding anti-sigma factor, protein MDMKTFEEVTKRSKRKNLWKTIGLSSLIGFILLLIGVQTVKIIVGAREGREVWEQTMLMEIAYPNINHDGIKIQSTSYVSGKLYFNLYKDLDGVPMAFGQHEIYYDLFDSHYDFAQHIPGNTLKYLYDHTTNTKVPVFYNKNQIVWSESEIAKELPYLREMSGQLVEVAISFDKKYSLAEIKEMIPSNLKQNWYWIGTEGKQSTHYYRPEQLLGLDPEDIQLVFSDMPGDYMSGMDYMKEFLESGDQKRAQYLDIPVDDLQAFVDKFGNTDFTKQEEIDQLEFAGIILTGKAEDFAQLEGKDWIYSSSIGASIPIQPYYQLHH, encoded by the coding sequence ATGGATATGAAGACTTTTGAAGAGGTAACGAAAAGGAGTAAGCGGAAGAATTTATGGAAGACAATAGGGTTGTCATCGCTCATCGGTTTTATCTTATTATTGATTGGCGTTCAAACCGTAAAAATAATTGTCGGTGCACGAGAAGGTCGTGAGGTGTGGGAACAAACGATGCTAATGGAAATCGCCTATCCAAATATAAATCATGATGGCATTAAAATCCAAAGCACAAGTTATGTATCTGGAAAACTCTACTTCAATTTGTACAAGGATTTAGACGGTGTTCCTATGGCTTTTGGTCAGCATGAAATTTACTATGACCTGTTTGATAGTCATTATGACTTTGCCCAGCATATACCTGGGAATACCCTCAAATACCTATATGATCATACAACCAATACCAAGGTACCTGTTTTTTACAATAAGAATCAGATCGTGTGGAGTGAGTCAGAGATTGCTAAAGAATTGCCTTATCTAAGAGAAATGAGTGGTCAGCTAGTAGAAGTGGCTATTTCCTTTGATAAGAAGTACAGCTTGGCAGAGATTAAGGAGATGATTCCTAGCAACCTCAAGCAAAATTGGTATTGGATAGGGACAGAAGGGAAGCAGAGTACCCATTACTATCGTCCAGAGCAGCTTTTGGGATTAGATCCAGAGGATATTCAACTGGTCTTTTCGGATATGCCTGGAGACTATATGTCAGGTATGGACTATATGAAAGAGTTCTTAGAATCGGGAGATCAGAAACGAGCGCAGTATTTGGACATACCTGTGGATGACTTGCAAGCCTTTGTCGATAAGTTTGGTAACACCGACTTTACCAAACAAGAAGAGATTGATCAGTTGGAGTTCGCAGGCATTATCCTAACAGGAAAAGCAGAAGACTTTGCTCAGTTGGAAGGCAAGGACTGGATTTATTCTTCTAGTATTGGCGCGTCCATTCCTATTCAGCCTTATTATCAACTGCATCATTAA
- a CDS encoding RNA polymerase sigma factor, whose product MSIKLDQYEKEVIGIAEEISYYLQKSGASPTDSQDIAQDVLVKLLESDIVLPFEKLRAWLYRSAVRAYIDKYRRDKHYHEILQKEFFTPENFLIYDQEGYEELYQAVADLPEKSQQVIDLYYFQDMSIKEIAHILGAGQSWVKISLYRGRKQLRKALEERGYGYEDF is encoded by the coding sequence ATGAGTATCAAACTTGATCAATATGAAAAAGAAGTCATTGGTATTGCAGAGGAGATTTCCTACTATCTGCAAAAATCAGGAGCCAGCCCAACTGACAGTCAGGATATTGCCCAAGATGTTCTAGTCAAATTGCTTGAATCTGATATTGTCCTTCCTTTTGAAAAACTAAGAGCTTGGCTTTACCGTTCTGCAGTTCGGGCTTACATTGACAAATACAGGCGAGACAAGCACTACCATGAAATTTTACAAAAGGAGTTTTTTACACCTGAAAATTTTTTGATCTATGACCAAGAAGGCTATGAGGAACTCTATCAAGCTGTTGCAGACCTGCCAGAAAAATCCCAGCAAGTGATTGACCTCTATTATTTTCAGGATATGAGTATCAAGGAGATTGCGCATATTTTAGGTGCTGGTCAAAGTTGGGTGAAAATCAGCCTTTACCGAGGACGCAAACAGTTAAGGAAAGCATTAGAAGAGAGAGGATATGGATATGAAGACTTTTGA
- the ppc gene encoding phosphoenolpyruvate carboxylase, producing the protein MAIQKLENYNNKEAIREEVTILTSILEEVAAQMMPAETFAKIVELSQLSRQDDYQALIAIISQLNNDELAVISRYFAVLPLLINISEDVDLAYEINHQNNIEQDYLGKISTTIDMVSKQENAAEILEKLNVVPVLTAHPTQVQRQSMLDLTKHIHELLRRYRDVKLGLLNKNKWEDELRCYIEIIMQTDMIREKKLKVTNEITNVMEYYNSSFIKAVTKLQREYKRLAAEKGIALNNPRPITMGMWIGGDRDGNPFVTAETLKLSALTQCEVIMNYYDEQLYKLYRNFSLSTSIVNVSTAVKMLADLSEDSSVYRENEPYRRAFHYIQMKLANTRDYLVHNKPSDVRYSNVAEFKADLLAIKQSLIENKSMALLKGDFTELLEAVEAFGFYLASIDMRQDSSIHEASVAELLASARIVEDYSSLSEEAKCHVLLKQLETDPRILSATHMPKSEQLEKELAIFAAARELKDKLGEEIIKQHIISHSESVSDLLELAVLLKEVGLVDVDKARVQIVPLFETIEDLDNAPDTMRQYLQLDLAKRWIAGNKYYQEIMLGYSDSNKDGGYLSSGWTLYKAQNELTQIGQDYGVNITFFHGRGGTVGRGGGPSYDAITSQPFGSIKDRLRLTEQGEVIGNKYGNKDAAYYNLEMLVSATLDRMVTQMITDPNEIDGYRETMDEIVSDSYRIYRDLVFNNPHFYDYFFAASPIREVSSLNIGSRPAARKTITEIGGLRAIPWVFSWSQNRVMLPGWYGVGSSFKRFIDKHPDNLSKLQKMYESWPFFRSLLSNVDMVLSKSNMNIAFEYAKMCESEEVRNIFHVILDEWQLTKEIILSIEQNDELLAELPFLKASLDYRMPYFNVLNYIQIELIHRLRRGELSKEQENLIHITINGVATGLRNSG; encoded by the coding sequence ATGGCTATTCAAAAATTAGAAAACTATAATAACAAGGAAGCAATCCGTGAAGAAGTAACGATTCTAACATCTATTTTGGAAGAAGTAGCAGCCCAAATGATGCCTGCAGAGACTTTTGCTAAAATTGTAGAATTATCTCAATTGTCTCGTCAGGATGATTATCAGGCATTGATTGCTATTATCAGTCAGTTGAATAATGATGAACTAGCAGTTATTTCTAGATATTTTGCTGTTTTGCCACTTTTGATTAATATATCAGAAGATGTTGACTTGGCCTATGAAATCAATCATCAAAACAATATTGAACAAGACTATCTTGGCAAGATTTCAACAACAATTGATATGGTTTCCAAACAAGAAAATGCAGCTGAAATCCTTGAAAAGTTGAATGTTGTTCCAGTCTTGACAGCCCATCCTACTCAGGTTCAACGCCAGTCTATGCTTGATTTAACCAAGCATATTCATGAGTTGCTTCGTCGTTATCGCGATGTGAAATTGGGCTTGCTCAATAAAAACAAATGGGAAGATGAGCTCCGTTGTTACATTGAAATTATCATGCAGACGGATATGATTCGTGAGAAGAAGTTGAAGGTAACCAACGAAATCACAAACGTTATGGAGTATTACAATTCTTCCTTTATTAAGGCTGTCACTAAGTTGCAGCGGGAATACAAACGTTTGGCCGCTGAGAAAGGAATCGCCTTAAATAACCCTCGTCCAATTACAATGGGGATGTGGATTGGGGGAGACCGTGATGGGAATCCATTTGTTACTGCAGAGACCTTGAAGCTGTCAGCCTTGACTCAGTGTGAAGTCATTATGAATTATTACGATGAGCAACTCTATAAACTCTATCGGAATTTTTCGCTCTCAACTTCCATTGTAAATGTATCTACAGCGGTTAAGATGCTGGCGGATTTATCTGAAGATAGTTCTGTCTACCGTGAAAACGAGCCTTATCGTCGTGCTTTTCACTATATTCAGATGAAACTTGCAAATACAAGAGATTATCTAGTTCACAATAAGCCGTCAGATGTTCGCTATAGTAATGTAGCCGAGTTTAAAGCTGATTTATTAGCCATCAAACAATCTTTGATTGAAAATAAATCTATGGCGCTATTGAAAGGTGATTTTACAGAATTACTTGAAGCGGTTGAAGCGTTTGGTTTCTACCTAGCTAGTATCGATATGCGCCAAGACTCTTCTATTCATGAAGCAAGTGTTGCGGAATTATTGGCTTCTGCCCGTATCGTAGAAGACTACTCCAGTTTATCTGAGGAAGCTAAATGCCATGTTCTTTTGAAACAGTTGGAAACTGATCCACGCATTCTTTCTGCAACGCACATGCCAAAGTCAGAACAATTAGAAAAAGAACTGGCTATCTTTGCTGCTGCGCGTGAATTGAAAGATAAGCTAGGTGAGGAAATCATCAAGCAACACATTATTTCACACTCGGAGAGTGTTTCTGATTTGCTGGAATTAGCTGTCCTATTAAAAGAAGTTGGTCTAGTAGATGTCGATAAGGCCCGTGTTCAGATTGTTCCACTTTTTGAGACAATCGAGGACTTAGATAATGCACCTGATACCATGCGTCAATATCTGCAATTAGATTTAGCGAAACGTTGGATTGCAGGCAATAAATACTACCAAGAAATCATGCTTGGCTACTCAGATTCCAACAAGGATGGTGGCTACCTATCCTCCGGCTGGACACTCTACAAAGCACAGAATGAATTGACGCAAATTGGTCAAGACTACGGAGTAAACATCACCTTCTTCCACGGTCGTGGTGGTACTGTTGGTCGTGGTGGTGGTCCTTCCTACGATGCGATTACATCTCAGCCATTTGGTTCCATCAAGGACCGGCTTCGTTTGACAGAACAAGGCGAAGTGATAGGCAATAAATATGGTAACAAAGACGCAGCCTACTATAATTTAGAAATGCTGGTATCTGCAACGCTTGACCGTATGGTCACACAAATGATTACCGATCCAAATGAAATCGATGGCTATCGCGAAACCATGGATGAAATTGTATCAGATAGCTATCGTATTTATAGAGATCTTGTGTTCAATAATCCACATTTTTATGATTATTTCTTTGCCGCTAGTCCAATTCGTGAAGTATCAAGTCTGAACATTGGCTCACGTCCAGCGGCTCGAAAAACCATCACAGAAATCGGTGGTTTGCGTGCGATTCCATGGGTATTCTCCTGGTCACAAAACCGTGTTATGTTGCCAGGTTGGTATGGAGTTGGTTCAAGTTTCAAACGCTTTATTGATAAGCACCCTGATAATTTGTCTAAGTTACAAAAAATGTACGAATCTTGGCCATTCTTCCGTTCACTTCTATCAAACGTGGATATGGTATTGTCTAAATCCAATATGAATATCGCATTTGAATATGCTAAAATGTGTGAAAGCGAAGAGGTACGAAATATCTTCCATGTCATTTTAGATGAATGGCAGTTGACCAAAGAAATCATTTTATCAATCGAGCAAAATGATGAGCTTTTAGCAGAACTGCCGTTCCTAAAAGCCAGTCTTGATTATCGCATGCCTTATTTCAATGTGCTCAACTATATTCAGATTGAATTAATTCATCGTCTTCGTCGTGGAGAATTGAGCAAAGAACAAGAGAATCTCATTCATATTACCATCAATGGTGTGGCGACAGGTTTGCGCAACTCAGGTTAA
- the ftsW gene encoding cell division peptidoglycan polymerase FtsW, producing MKIDKRQLLNYSILIPYLILSVIGLVMVYSTTSATQIINGGNPFRTVINQAGFWIVSLVAIYTIYRMKLSFLRKKAVIYSVILVEVFLLAISRLFPPINGAHGWIPLPIAGTLQPAEYLKLIIIWYLAHEFAKQQADIRTYDYVSLIKGSWIPKEFTDWRVVSLLLLGLVATLPDLGNATIIVLIMVVMISVSGIAYRWFSTAVLGIVAASTVILGTIRILGVETVEKIPLFGYIARRFAAYFDPFGNATNSGLQLTHSYYAMSNGGWLGRGLGNSIEKKGYLPEAHTDFAFSIVIEELGFVGASLILALLFFLIIRIIIVGVRARSPFNAMMALGMAGMLLIQTFVNIGGISGIIPATGVTFPFLSQGGSSLLIISIGIGFVLNIDASEKRRLIEEEIERTLI from the coding sequence ATGAAGATTGACAAACGCCAGTTGTTGAATTACTCCATACTGATTCCCTATCTCATCTTATCGGTGATTGGGTTGGTCATGGTCTATTCGACAACCAGTGCTACGCAAATTATTAATGGTGGAAATCCATTTAGAACAGTGATTAACCAGGCAGGATTCTGGATTGTCAGCTTGGTAGCAATCTATACGATTTATCGTATGAAATTAAGTTTTTTACGCAAGAAAGCCGTTATCTATTCGGTTATTTTGGTAGAAGTATTTCTGTTAGCTATTTCTCGGTTGTTTCCTCCGATTAACGGGGCTCATGGCTGGATTCCTCTGCCGATTGCAGGAACCTTGCAGCCGGCAGAATATTTGAAATTAATAATCATTTGGTATCTGGCACATGAGTTTGCAAAACAACAGGCGGATATTCGGACTTATGACTATGTATCGTTGATTAAAGGAAGTTGGATTCCGAAAGAGTTTACAGATTGGCGGGTGGTCAGTCTGCTCCTCCTTGGTCTAGTTGCAACACTGCCAGACTTGGGGAATGCGACGATTATTGTGCTGATTATGGTCGTGATGATCAGTGTGAGTGGGATTGCCTATCGCTGGTTTTCAACAGCGGTTTTGGGAATTGTGGCCGCCTCAACAGTTATTCTAGGAACGATTCGTATTTTGGGTGTAGAAACGGTGGAAAAAATTCCGCTCTTTGGTTATATTGCTCGTCGTTTTGCGGCCTATTTTGATCCATTTGGTAATGCCACCAACTCAGGTCTTCAATTGACTCATTCTTACTATGCGATGAGTAACGGTGGATGGCTTGGACGTGGCTTGGGAAATTCGATTGAGAAAAAGGGGTATCTACCAGAGGCCCACACCGACTTTGCGTTTTCGATTGTCATTGAAGAACTCGGTTTTGTCGGAGCTAGTTTAATTCTAGCCTTATTGTTCTTTTTGATTATTCGAATTATTATTGTAGGCGTCCGTGCTCGTAGTCCATTTAATGCGATGATGGCACTTGGAATGGCAGGTATGCTTCTGATTCAAACATTTGTCAATATCGGAGGAATTTCGGGAATTATTCCTGCAACGGGGGTAACTTTCCCCTTCTTGTCACAGGGGGGGTCGAGTCTTTTGATTATTTCCATCGGGATAGGGTTTGTTCTGAATATTGATGCTAGTGAAAAACGTCGATTAATTGAAGAAGAAATAGAGCGTACGCTAATTTAG
- a CDS encoding DUF4430 domain-containing protein — MKKISIMLTVIFSLFLAACTNTNEKQSNSAIEVTLQITTKDKENRQEVTAEEGDSIMDVLKEHHDIVEDNGLITEIDGVSQDASTNTYWMYKVNGQMADKGAKDLTVANGDEIEFYLETFE, encoded by the coding sequence ATGAAAAAAATTAGTATTATGTTGACGGTTATCTTCTCGCTCTTCTTGGCTGCTTGTACAAACACTAATGAGAAACAGAGCAACTCGGCTATCGAAGTCACTTTGCAGATTACAACCAAGGACAAAGAGAATCGTCAGGAAGTTACTGCGGAAGAAGGTGATAGTATCATGGATGTGCTTAAAGAACATCATGACATTGTAGAAGACAATGGTTTGATAACAGAAATTGATGGTGTTAGCCAAGATGCGAGTACCAATACATACTGGATGTATAAAGTTAATGGCCAAATGGCTGATAAAGGGGCGAAAGACCTTACAGTTGCGAATGGGGATGAAATTGAATTTTATCTTGAAACATTTGAATAG
- a CDS encoding glycoside hydrolase family 25 protein, translated as MRKKLNPMIVVGFFLSFFALIFITGVTGNTVNKTEVANEPAVTQSNTSTSSKPTNSSSSYYIANALEMKPIVDVSAWQRPSEIDYDTLSKNISGAIVRIQSGSHTKNENTATDKNGLDKSFDTHIKEFQARNIPVAVYAYVTGNSIESMQEEARSFYKAANKYKPTFYWLDVEEYTMDDMNAGVEAFRKELETLGAKNIGIYVGTYFMEDHSINVDKFDAVWIPTYGDDSGYYNAAPNTDLDYDLHQYTSRGYVNGFEHHLDLNLITTLKDPNEVYQKLFTTPE; from the coding sequence ATGAGAAAGAAACTAAATCCGATGATTGTTGTTGGTTTTTTCCTCTCCTTCTTTGCTCTTATTTTCATCACTGGGGTGACTGGAAATACTGTAAATAAGACGGAGGTAGCTAACGAACCCGCAGTCACACAATCAAACACCAGTACAAGTTCTAAACCAACAAATTCTAGCTCAAGTTATTACATTGCAAATGCGCTCGAAATGAAACCTATCGTCGACGTTTCTGCTTGGCAGAGACCGTCTGAAATTGACTACGATACTCTTAGCAAAAATATTTCTGGCGCAATCGTTCGTATTCAAAGTGGATCACACACTAAAAACGAAAATACAGCAACTGATAAAAACGGGTTAGATAAATCCTTTGATACCCATATTAAAGAATTCCAAGCAAGAAATATCCCTGTTGCTGTCTATGCCTATGTCACGGGAAATAGTATTGAGAGCATGCAGGAGGAAGCTCGAAGCTTTTATAAGGCCGCAAATAAATACAAGCCAACCTTCTATTGGTTAGACGTTGAAGAATATACCATGGATGATATGAATGCTGGAGTGGAGGCTTTTCGAAAAGAGTTAGAAACTCTCGGTGCTAAAAACATTGGAATTTACGTCGGAACCTATTTCATGGAGGACCATAGCATCAATGTGGATAAATTCGATGCAGTCTGGATTCCTACATATGGTGATGATTCTGGCTACTACAATGCCGCTCCAAATACTGATTTGGATTACGATCTCCACCAGTACACATCACGTGGGTATGTCAACGGATTTGAACACCATTTGGATTTAAACCTCATTACTACACTCAAAGATCCTAACGAAGTTTATCAGAAACTATTTACAACACCCGAATAA
- the thiT gene encoding energy-coupled thiamine transporter ThiT has product MSTSKLPILAEVAIFSAIALVFDKIPLFTMPQGGSVSLVMLPILLLALRHGLGVGVLTGGIVGTIQLFYGGYFLNVFQVFLDYALSYAGIGLAGLVAPTLSKQKDLKNATLIITLASFLGGSIRLIATFLSGIIFYADYAPDGMPVWFYSFTYNISYILPSTAIASILLILLYRARPVFYNL; this is encoded by the coding sequence ATGTCCACATCAAAATTACCCATCCTAGCCGAAGTCGCTATCTTTTCTGCAATTGCCCTCGTCTTTGACAAAATCCCGCTCTTTACAATGCCCCAAGGTGGATCCGTGTCTTTAGTCATGCTTCCAATCCTACTGCTTGCTCTACGCCACGGACTAGGGGTGGGGGTTCTTACTGGTGGTATTGTCGGAACCATTCAACTTTTCTACGGTGGCTACTTCCTAAACGTTTTTCAAGTTTTTCTTGACTATGCACTTTCTTACGCCGGAATTGGTTTAGCAGGTTTAGTGGCCCCCACCCTATCCAAACAAAAAGATCTTAAAAATGCTACTCTCATCATTACTCTGGCTAGTTTTCTAGGAGGAAGCATCCGATTGATAGCCACCTTCTTATCAGGAATTATTTTCTACGCAGACTACGCCCCAGATGGTATGCCTGTCTGGTTCTATTCCTTTACCTACAATATCAGCTATATTCTTCCTTCCACTGCAATTGCCTCTATTCTGCTCATTTTACTCTATAGAGCAAGACCAGTTTTTTACAATCTTTAA
- a CDS encoding DUF368 domain-containing protein — translation MASWISRIIKGMIIALGFILPGVSGGVLAAILGIYERLIGFLANIRKDFKENFLYFVPVGIGGILGIALFSFPVEYLLQHFQVPVLWAFAGAIVGTIPSLLKESTQKSKRDSIDLAWLIGTFIISGLLLYNLSDLVGTLPANFASFVLAGALIALGVLVPGLSPSNLLLILGIYTPMLNGFKSLDLFGTFLPIAIGGVLAMVAFSKAMDHALKVYHSRVYHFIIGIVSSSTLLILIPQASNKESISYAGANFVTWIAAIVLFILGAWLGLWMSKLEEKYK, via the coding sequence ATGGCTTCTTGGATTTCAAGAATTATTAAAGGTATGATTATCGCACTCGGCTTTATCTTACCTGGTGTCTCTGGGGGAGTACTCGCTGCTATCCTCGGAATTTATGAGCGACTAATTGGATTTTTAGCAAATATTCGAAAAGATTTCAAGGAAAACTTTCTTTATTTTGTTCCTGTAGGAATCGGTGGAATTTTGGGAATCGCACTCTTTTCATTTCCAGTTGAGTATCTCTTGCAACATTTCCAAGTCCCAGTTTTGTGGGCCTTTGCGGGAGCAATCGTGGGAACTATTCCTAGCCTGCTTAAAGAATCAACTCAAAAGAGCAAACGAGATAGCATTGATTTAGCTTGGTTGATTGGGACATTCATCATTTCTGGTCTCCTACTTTACAATTTAAGCGATCTTGTAGGAACGCTTCCAGCAAATTTTGCAAGTTTTGTCTTGGCAGGTGCCTTGATTGCTTTAGGGGTACTTGTTCCTGGACTCAGCCCTTCAAACTTGCTATTAATTTTGGGGATCTACACGCCAATGCTAAATGGTTTCAAATCACTTGATCTATTCGGCACCTTCCTACCAATCGCAATCGGTGGCGTTCTTGCAATGGTTGCATTTTCAAAAGCAATGGACCACGCTCTGAAAGTATACCATTCACGTGTTTATCACTTTATTATTGGTATCGTCTCATCTTCTACTCTGCTAATTTTGATTCCACAAGCAAGTAATAAAGAATCAATTTCCTATGCTGGAGCGAACTTTGTTACATGGATTGCTGCTATTGTCCTATTTATACTAGGCGCATGGTTAGGGCTTTGGATGAGTAAACTTGAGGAAAAATATAAATAA
- a CDS encoding aminoacyl-tRNA deacylase → MAKKVKIKKTLVDQILDKAKIDHDSLVLNALDGQLPPGIEEHEIYKTLALTGDKTGPIIGIVPITEHLSEKKLAKISGNKKVSMIPQKDLEKTTGYVHGANNPVGIRQKHNFPIYIDQSALELGHLIVSAGEIGRSIKIDSQVLADFVKADFADLIEGRD, encoded by the coding sequence ATGGCAAAAAAGGTTAAAATAAAGAAAACCTTGGTGGACCAAATATTAGACAAGGCTAAGATCGATCATGATAGCCTTGTTTTAAATGCCCTCGATGGCCAATTGCCACCAGGAATTGAAGAACACGAAATTTACAAAACACTGGCATTAACTGGGGATAAAACTGGACCAATTATCGGCATTGTCCCAATTACAGAACACCTGTCTGAGAAAAAATTAGCCAAGATCTCTGGCAATAAAAAAGTGAGCATGATTCCGCAAAAGGACTTGGAAAAGACAACTGGCTACGTCCACGGTGCCAACAATCCCGTGGGCATTCGTCAGAAGCATAATTTCCCAATCTATATTGATCAGTCTGCCCTTGAACTCGGTCACTTGATTGTCTCTGCTGGTGAAATTGGTCGGTCGATTAAAATTGATAGCCAGGTTTTAGCTGATTTTGTAAAAGCTGACTTTGCCGATTTGATTGAAGGGAGGGACTAG
- a CDS encoding histidine phosphatase family protein encodes MKIYFVRHGKTEWNLEGRFQGYSGDSALLPESYQDLEKLGKYLAEIPFDAIYSSDLQRAHSTAVEIAKANHHCQTVLTTPQLREWNFGTLEGSKMAIFRAIYPKQAWALKHNLARFKHDVFDAESVHQVTQRMVDFIQSLQEENLETVLIVSHGAFLTASIHRLLGFPPAQLRHRGGLDNASVTILETSDFENFTELAWNDTSYKAKQ; translated from the coding sequence TTGAAAATCTACTTTGTCCGTCACGGTAAGACCGAATGGAATTTAGAGGGACGCTTTCAAGGCTATTCTGGAGATTCAGCTCTCTTGCCCGAATCTTATCAGGATTTAGAAAAACTCGGCAAATACCTTGCTGAAATCCCCTTTGATGCTATTTATTCTAGTGATTTGCAGCGCGCACATAGCACTGCCGTAGAAATTGCCAAAGCCAATCACCATTGCCAAACCGTTCTAACCACGCCACAACTACGTGAATGGAATTTTGGAACGCTAGAAGGAAGCAAGATGGCAATTTTTCGTGCCATCTACCCCAAACAAGCCTGGGCACTCAAACATAATCTAGCACGATTTAAACACGATGTCTTTGATGCCGAATCTGTCCATCAGGTCACACAGAGAATGGTCGATTTTATCCAGTCTCTTCAAGAAGAAAACCTGGAAACAGTCCTCATCGTCAGCCATGGTGCCTTTCTAACCGCTTCTATCCATCGCCTGCTTGGTTTTCCACCAGCCCAACTGCGTCACCGAGGTGGTTTGGATAATGCATCGGTTACTATTTTAGAAACAAGCGATTTCGAAAACTTTACAGAATTAGCTTGGAATGATACCAGCTATAAAGCAAAACAGTAG
- the lysS gene encoding lysine--tRNA ligase: MSTEHFEELNDQQIVRREKMTALAEQGIDPFGKRFERSANSAELKAQYEDKSKEDLEELGQTAIVAGRIMTKRGKGKAGFAHIQDREGQIQIYVRKDDVGEENYEIFKKADLGDFIGVEGDVFKTNVGELSIHARKLTHLSKSLRPLPEKFHGLTDIETRYRKRYLDLITNRESFDRFVTRSKIISEIRRYLDGLGFLEVETPVLHNEAGGAAARPFITHHNAQNIDMVLRIATELHLKRLIVGGMERVYEIGRIFRNEGMDATHNPEFTSIEVYQAYADYLDIMDLTEGIIQHTAKAVVGDGPVTYQGTEIAIHEPFKRIHMVDAIKEQTGVDFWQEMSFEQAKALAAEHKVPVEKHHTEVGQIINSFFEEYVEATLIQPTFVYGHPVAVSPLAKKNDEDPRFTDRFELFIMTKEYGNAFTELNDPIDQLERFEAQAKAKELGDDEATGVDYDYIEALEYGMPPTGGLGIGIDRLCMLLTDTTTIRDVLLFPTMK, from the coding sequence ATGTCAACTGAACATTTTGAAGAATTAAATGACCAACAGATTGTCCGTCGTGAGAAAATGACGGCTCTTGCTGAACAGGGCATTGACCCATTTGGAAAACGTTTTGAGCGTTCTGCCAACTCAGCTGAATTGAAGGCCCAGTACGAAGACAAATCAAAAGAAGACTTGGAAGAATTAGGTCAAACAGCAATCGTTGCAGGTCGTATTATGACCAAGCGTGGTAAGGGTAAGGCAGGTTTTGCTCACATTCAAGACCGCGAAGGCCAGATTCAGATCTACGTTCGTAAGGATGATGTTGGCGAAGAAAATTATGAAATCTTCAAAAAAGCAGACCTTGGTGACTTTATCGGTGTCGAGGGAGATGTCTTCAAGACAAACGTTGGTGAGTTGTCTATCCATGCTCGCAAGTTGACTCACCTTTCTAAATCGCTCCGCCCATTGCCAGAAAAATTCCACGGTTTGACAGACATCGAGACCCGCTACCGCAAACGTTATTTGGACTTGATTACTAACCGCGAGAGCTTTGACCGCTTTGTGACCCGCTCAAAAATTATCTCAGAAATCCGCCGTTACCTTGACGGACTTGGTTTCTTGGAAGTGGAAACACCTGTCCTTCACAACGAAGCTGGTGGTGCTGCGGCTCGTCCATTCATTACCCACCACAATGCCCAAAACATTGACATGGTCCTTCGTATCGCGACAGAACTCCACCTCAAACGCCTGATTGTCGGCGGTATGGAACGCGTTTATGAAATCGGCCGTATCTTCCGTAACGAAGGTATGGATGCGACTCACAACCCTGAGTTCACTTCCATTGAGGTTTACCAAGCCTATGCGGATTACTTGGACATCATGGACTTGACAGAAGGCATTATTCAGCACACTGCCAAGGCAGTTGTCGGTGATGGTCCTGTGACTTATCAGGGCACTGAAATTGCTATCCATGAGCCATTCAAGCGTATCCATATGGTTGACGCTATTAAGGAACAAACTGGCGTGGACTTCTGGCAAGAGATGAGCTTCGAGCAAGCAAAAGCCCTTGCAGCTGAGCATAAGGTCCCTGTGGAAAAACACCATACAGAAGTTGGTCAAATCATCAACAGCTTCTTTGAAGAATACGTTGAAGCAACTCTTATCCAACCAACCTTTGTCTATGGTCACCCAGTAGCCGTATCTCCACTGGCTAAGAAAAACGATGAAGACCCACGCTTCACAGACCGCTTCGAGCTCTTCATCATGACCAAGGAATATGGAAACGCCTTTACAGAATTGAACGATCCAATCGACCAATTAGAACGCTTCGAAGCCCAAGCTAAGGCTAAAGAACTCGGTGACGACGAAGCTACAGGCGTTGACTACGACTACATCGAAGCCCTCGAATACGGTATGCCACCAACAGGTGGCCTCGGAATCGGTATCGACCGCCTCTGCATGCTCTTGACAGACACCACTACCATTCGGGATGTGTTGTTGTTCCCTACAATGAAATAG